Genomic DNA from Parambassis ranga chromosome 10, fParRan2.1, whole genome shotgun sequence:
CATTCAGCAAAACGTCCCTTTTAAGTTGGTTCCATCTATTAAAAACTATTATTCTCTGGTGATCACAGGACAACTGGACCGTGAACTAGTGTCTGATTACAACATTACAGTCACTGCCACTGACGAGGGCTCTccacctctgtcctcctctaaaACTGTTCAGTTATCTGTAGCTGACATCAACGACAACCCACCTGTGTTTGAGGAACAGTCCTACAGCGCACTAGTGACTGAAAATAACAAACCTGGCTCCGCTTTGTGTTCCGTTAGTGCTCGAGACCCCGATTGGAGACAAAACGGTACAGTGATCTATTCTCTGTTAGCTGGTGAAGTGAACGGTGCTCCGCTGTCCTCCTATCTGTCTGTTAACGGAGACACGGGGCTGATCCACGCTGTGAGGTCGTTTGATTATGAACAGTTCAGGAGTTTTAAAGTCCAGGTGATGGCCAGAGACAACGGTTCTCCTCCGCTGAGCAGCAACGTAACCGTCAGTGTGTTCATATCTGATGTCAATGACAACTCTCCTCAGATACTGTACCCTGCGGCGGAGGGCAACTCCTTCATGACCGAGCTGGTCCCCAAAGCTGCACACGGAGGCTCTCTTGTGTCCAAAGTGATAGCTGTGGACGCAGACTCCGGACAGAACGCCTGGCTGTCCTATCAAATACTCAAATCCACTGATCCGGGACTTTTCAGTATTGGTGTCCACAGTGGAGAGATCAGGACACAGCGGGACATTTCCGAGTCtgacagcatgaaacagaacCTTATTGTGGCTGTGAAAGACAACGGAcagccctctctgtctgccaccTGTGccatttatttacttatttctgATAACTTGGCTGAAGTGCCAGAGCTGAAAGATATTTCTTATGATGAGAAGTATTCCAAACTAACCTCATACCTGATCATCGCGCTGGTGTCTGTGTCCACCTTTTTCctgaccttcatcatcatcgtccTGGGTGTAAGGTTTTGTCGCAGGCGGAAGCCCAGACTGTTGTTTGATGGAGCAGTTGCCATCCCCAGCGCTTATCTCCCTCCTAATTATGCAGATGTTGACGGTACAGGAACTTTACGCAGCACTTACAATTATGACGCCTCCCTGACAACAGGATCTAGAACCAGTGACTTTAAGTTTGTGACATCTTACAATGACAACACCCTGCCTGTTGACCAGACTCTGAAGAAAAGTCCATCAGATTTACTTGATGGGTTTGGCTATTGTGATGCTTCTTGTGAGGTAGGTAGGTATTTGCGTTTCTAGTTGATATCTACATGTACCCATCGTTCGTGACATTGTAACATTAACTCATCGTAGAATTGCTGTTTATTTCCTAATCCTCTGTTGTTACAGACGTTAATGTTGATGTTATTTTCCCCCCAGCAGAGTTGTTTAGTTTCGTCATTTTTGATAGCAATCATATCAGTAGGATGAGTGGAACATTGTTTTTCTATGGAGGATAGGCTGTTGTGAACCACATTTTTCACTGTTTAACATAACCTCACGTTCGGTTGTTTGGAGTTTGCAAAAGCTGGTGGACATTTTGTCTTAAAGGACGCGTTACAACTGTCCTATGTGAATGTTAATTCGACGTCACCTATTTGTACTGCTGCAACAATAAGTGAGCAAACGTTGGTGATCGTTACTTCTACTTTACAACATATTTTTGGTTGGTCTTTGTTTGGTCTTTTCCTTAGTCAGAAAAAAGAACCTTGAGTTTTCATTCAAAATAGACATATAGCTATTGTTGCTACTACAGAGTACCGTTCAGTAGTTGCAAGTTAAACCCTTAGAGATTTTTTTACACATTCATAATATGTTACAGTTTTCTCGTACATGATGGGAAAACTGTCACCACAGTAGATGTACACGAAGGGATTAAATTTTTTCCGCTGATTCACTGCATGACGGCTTCACAAAGTTAATAGAAATGGTAGGAATTAATATTATATTACCACATTGTATTGGCAGAGCAGCAAATAGCTTTTCCTGCTCTACCTATCTATCTGTGGTTTTCTTAAGTCCTGCTTAAATACATCAGCAATAATACTGGGTCGGTGCTATACCTAAATTAATACTGATGGTGTCAGTGTGTACCAAGAAACGAGAAGGCACGTTCATTCTCCACCCTTACGTGTCTAGAAATTCAGAGGCTGATTCTGTTCTTTTACTACCTTCTGTGAAACGGTGTAGTGGTAGGTCCGcaatatgagtttttttcaatgaagGAGGAAAATCGTTCTTGTGCTTTATTTGACAAAAGCAGAAGCAGATTTAATCAACTAACAATGGGATACATTACATTTGTTCTGCATTTCGGCCTTGTCTTTATTTTCCCGTCTGTCCTCCTCCCTATTAATGGAGACGTGAGCTACTCTATCCCAGAGGAGATGAAACGTGGCTCTGTGATTGGAAATATCGCCAAGGATTTAGGACTTGATTTGGGGAGATTGTCCGCTCGCAAGGCCCGTGTTGATGCCGAGGATAACAACCTTCAATACAGCGTGTTTAACCCCAATACTGGAGATTTGGTTGTACAAGAAAGGATCGACAGAGAAGTGCTTTGCGGGAAAAGGGCGTCCTGTGTCATAAAACAGGAACTGGTACTCGAGAATCCTTTAGAGCTGCACCGTGTTAGTATCCGCGTTCAGGACATCAACGACAATTCACCACAGTTTAAGGAAGAATCGCTTAAGATTGAAATTAGCGAATCGGCAGATAAAGGGTCACGTTTTCTTGTGGGTGAAGCACATGACGGAGACATAGGAGAAAATTCCCTTCAGAGCTACAATCTTGAGCAGAATGATCATTTCAAACTAAACGTGAACACAAAGGCAGGCGGCCGTAAATACTGCGAGCTTGTCTTAGACAAAGAGTTAGAcagagaggtaaaaaaaaagattatgttATTGCTTACTGCTTTAGATGGGGGGTCACCTCAAAGATCAGGCACTGTTGTAATACATGTGTCTGTACTTGATGCTAATGATAACGCGCCAGTGTTTAGCCAGGCTGTTTATAAAGCCATTCTGCCTGAAAATTCTGCTGTGGAAACACTAGTGATCACAGTGAGTGCTACTGATGCAGACGACGGTTTAAATAGTGAAATCACCTATGGGTTTGACCATGTTTCAGATGAAAATAGTGACGTATTTTCATTAAACCCAAAGACTGGAGAAATCAGAGTTGCTGGAACTATTGATTACGAAAAAGTCTCATCATATGAAATGCAGATCGGCGCAAAAGATGGTTTGGGATTAGTTTCATACGCAACGTTAATTATTGGTGTTACAGACATGAATGACAACGCTCCAGCAATACACCTAAAATCTCTGTCAACCCCCATACCTGAGAACGCGTCACCTGGTACAGAGGTGGGCATCATTAATGTGCAGGACAGAGACTCTGAAAATAATAAACAGGTCCGCTGCTCCATACAGCAAAACGTCCCTTTTAAGTTGGTTCCATCTATTAAAAACTATTATTATCTGGTGACCAGAGGACAACTGGACCGTGAACTAGTGTCTGATTACAACATAACAATTACCGCCACTGACGAGGGCTCTCCACCTCTATCCTCCTCTAAAACTGTTCAGTTATCTGTAGCTGACATCAACGACAACCCACCTGTGTTTGAGGAGCAGTCCTACAGCGCATATGTGACTGAAAATAACAAACCTGGCGCCACTTTATGTTCCGTTACTGCTCGAGACCCCGACTGGAGACAAAACGGTACAGTGATTTATTCTCTGTTAGCTGGTGAGATGAACGGTGCCCCGGTGTCCTCCTATCTTTCTGTTAACGGGGACACGGGTGTAATCCACGCTGTGAGGTCGTTTGATTATGAACAATTCAGGAGTTTTAAAGTCCAGGTGATGGCCAGAGACAACGGTTCTCCTCCGCTTAGCAGTAACGTGACCGTCAGTGTGTTTATATCTGACGTGAATGACAACTCACCTCAGATACTGTACCCTGCCCCAGAGGGCAACTCCTTCATGACTGAGCTGGTCCCCAAAGCTGCACACGGAGGCTCTCTGGTGTCCAAAGTGGTAGCTGTGGACGCAGACTCCGGGCAGAACGCCTGGCTGTCCTATCAAATAGTCAAATCTACTGATCCGGGACTTTTCTCTATTGGTGTCCACAGTGGAGAGATCAGGACACAGCGGGACCTTTCTGAGTCtgacagcatgaaacagaacCTCATTGTGGCAGTGAAAGATAACGGAcagccctctctgtctgccaccTGTGCCATGTATTTACTTATTTCTGATAACTTGGCTGAAGTGCCAGAACTGAAGGACATTTCTTTAGATGAGAAGAATTCCAAACTAACTTCATACCTGATCATCGCGCTGGTGTCTGTGTCCACCTTTTTCctgaccttcatcatcatcatcgtggGTGTGAGGTTTTGTCGCAGGAGAAAGCCCAGACTGTTGTTTGATGGAGCAGTTGCCATCCCCAGCGCTTATCTCCCTCCTAATTATGCAGATGTTGACGGTACAGGAACTTTACGCAGCACGTACAATTATGACGCCTACCTGACAACAGGATCTAGAACCAGTGACTTTAAGTTTGTGACATCTTACAATGACAACACGCTGCCTGCTGATCAGACCTTGAGGAAGAGTACCTCTGATTTTGCAGATGTatttggtggttgtgatggttCTCTTGAGGTAGGGGCATATTTCACATTATAAAGCTTTTTTCAATGTTGTGGTAAAGAACATATTCTGTTTCTCCAGACCGTTTACGTgaaaatatttctttcttttagttATAGAAATAATTTTCATCGCATTTCATGTTTACATTCACAACATTTCGTTATTTAAGTTAACCAGTAacacattcatatttttattgtttccCATACTTTTGTCTGTGAAGAATGAAGTGCTTGTTCCCATTAAGCACAACGTAGTTAATTATGGGAAAATAGGAAAATTTATTCTGATTTTGCATACGTGTTTAGAGGATGTAATTTTTCTTTTGAGGAAAGAACAGTTtattttctagtgtttgttttgtatgagTTAACTGCACAGTATAGCTATTCATTTCTGTTCTCTTTCCTtcaattgctttttttttagtttctttctttttttttaagaggtTGTTTTTCAGTCTTCAGCCTTTCGTCTCGTGTCAGCGTGCTGTTTGTGTCGCTGTCCCTGGTACTGAACGTCGATATTCGACTCCGTCTgttctttccatttttttggATTTGATATAAACTGTTGCCGTTATTATTGAGAGTTGTATCATTCagtttattataaaaaaatcactgtaaaCTACACTCAGTCTTCAATTCAGGAAAACCAAACAAAGGAGTGAAAAAATTCATCATAACAATGAGTAAAAGTGTCTGGCTTTCGTGCTTCTAGTAAGAATCGTGTTCTTTTCAGAAATAGCCCGTTTTATTCTATGATTTTCACAGTTTGGTAGTGGATGCATTTTAATCTGTAAAACATACAGTACTAGGTCTATTGATACAATAAAGTCCTcctcaaaagttttttttacagaaacataCTTTTCTAACATGCGGCGCCATTAAGGATGTTTTAGACTAGCCCTACAATTATAGTCTAGCATGTTATCAACACAAATATTTGCACAGTAATGTATCTTAAGTGAGAAAAGTAACCTGGTTTCTCTAGAAAGCTCACGTGGTCCCTTATTCGCTCTGATCCGAACGTGGTTAGGTTAGGCTGCAACTGTACTGAAGAATATAATACTAAGCAAATCCACAGAACAAGTGTAATACGTTGGCCAAGATGCTCTGAAAAAATCAAGTAGCCTAAAAATTGGCTTCTATTATAGATGTAGTGTTGTCAGGTATTCGTGTAGTTAATTGATAAATATTAAACGTCTTATTTTAAAAGCTCTCGTACAATGTGTTACCATAAATATATAATCTTTATGACTTTttgcaaatgtttattttaatctttTAAAATAGTTAACCATATAAGTGACACGGTGTTTGTAATTAACATCGTTAACGATCTTAAAGTGGGTATTGGTTTGTACTGATTTGGAAAGTGTTGTTTGATTACAAACTTATCAATTTCATTACGTTTTATTGCTAATTACGCCAATTTTAAAATAATGGACTTACATTGTTACGTTTGATATGAAAGGTGTTTTAACGCAACTCCAAATGTAGTAGGAGAAAGTACCCTGCTATGCCATACCTTAACAAATACTCATGGTGTCAGTGTGTACCAATAAACGAGAAGGCACGATAGTTCCCCACCCTTCTGTGTCCATACATTCAAAGCATGtttttgctgctgtaacaccGAAGAAAACCCCCGCTTTGTATATGAGTGGACTGTGACTTGTGGCTTATTGGACTGTAACACGTATTTATCGTTTACATACCGGGCTTACTCGtaattttcttttgtgttcTCATTCTTGCAGTAGCAATGGGATACAGCACGTTTACGCTTCATTGCGGccttgcttttgtttttctaaccATCTGCCCCGCTAATGGAGATGTAAGCTATTCTGTCCCAGAGGAGATGAAACGTGGAACTGTAATCGGAAATATCGTTAAGGATCTGGGACTTGATTTAGGAAGGCTGTCAGCTCGTAAAGCCCGCATCGACACAGAGGACAACGGCGTAAAATACTGCGGCTTAAATTTCAATACTGGTGATTTGATTGTGCAGGAAAGGATTGACAGAGAAGGCCTTTGTGGGAAGAGGGTAACATGTGTTGTAAAACAAGAACTAGTCCTTGAAAATCCTTTGGAACTACATCGTATTAGTATCCACGTTCAAGATATTAATGACAATTCGCCACAATTTAAGGAGGAGTCATTGAAATTTGAAATTCAGGAATCGGCTGACAAAGGTGCCAGTTTTTTGTTAGATGAGGCGCATGATGGAGATATCGCACAAAATGCAGTCCAGCGTTATGCACTTCAACAGAATGAACATTTCAAATTAAATGTCAACACCAATGCAGGTGGACGGAAATATGGCAAATTAGTGTTGGAGAAAGAATTGGACAGAGAAGATAAAAAAGAGATTGTGTTGTTGCTTACTGCATTTGATGGTGGTTCTCCTCAGAGATCAGGCACTGTAGTGATACACGTCACCGTTTTGGATGCTAACGATAATGCACCACTGTTCAGTCAAGCTGTCTATAAAGCAACTCTACCTGAAAACTCTCCCGTAGAAACTGTTGTTCTTATTGTTAGTGCGAGTGATGCCGACGAAGGAGTAAATGGGGAAGTTTTGTATGGATTTGACCATGTGTCAGATGAAAAACAAGTTTTCTCCCTAAACCCTAAAACAGGAGAAATTAAAGTTGCTGCAGCTGTTGATTATGAAAAGGAATCATCATATGAAATGCAGATCAGTGCTAAAGATGGTTTGGGGCTGGCATCATATGCAACTCTGACAATTGAAATTACTGATGTGAATGATAATGCTCCGGTTATACACCTGAAATCCCTGTCAAACCCCATAAATGAGAACGTGTCGCCTGGTACAGAGGTGGGCATCATTAACGTGCAGGACAGAGATTCTGAGAAAAACAGACAGGTCCGCTGCTCCATACAGCAAAACGTCCCTTTTAAATTGGTTCCGTCTATTAAAAACTATTATTCTCTAGTGACCACAGGACAACTGGACCGTGAACTAGTGTCTGATTACAACATTACGATCACTGCCACCGACGAGGGCTCTccacctctgtcctcctctaaaACTGTTCAGTTATCTGTAGCTGACATCAACGACAACCCACCTGTGTTTGAGGAACAGTCCTACAGCGCATATGTGACTGAAAATAACAAACCTGGCTCCACTTTATGTTCCGTTAGTGCTCGAGACCCCGACTGGAGACAAAACGGTACAGTGATTTATTCTCTGTTATCTGGTGAGGTGAATGGTGCCCCGGTGTCGTCCTATCTGTCTGTTAACGGAGACACGGGTGTGGTTCACGGTGTGAGGTCGTTTGATTATGAACAGTTCAGGAGTTTCAAGGTCCAGGTGATGGCCAGAGACAACGGTTCTCCTCCGCTGAGCAGCAACGTGACCGTCAGTGTGTTCATATCTGATGTGAACGACAACTCTCCTCAGATACTGTACCCCGCCCCGGAGGGAAACTCTTTCATGACCGAGCTGGTCCCCAAAGCTGCACACGGAGGCTCTCTGGTGTCCAAAGTGATAGCTGTGGACGCAGACTCCGGACAGAACGCCTGGTTGTCCTATCATATAGTCAAATCTACTGATCCAGGACTTTTCAATATTGGTGTCCACAGTGGAGAGATCAGAACACAGCGGGACATTTCTGAGTCTGACGGCATGAAACAGAACCTCATTGTGGCAGTGAAAGATAACGGAcagccctctctgtctgccaccTGTGCCATGTATTTACTTATTTCTGATAACTTAGCTGAAGTGCCAGAGCTGAAAGATATTTCTTACGATGAGAAGAACTCAATACTAACTTCATACCTGATCATCGCGCTGGTGTCTGTGTCCACCTTTTTCCTGACcttcattatcatcatcttGGGTGTGAGGTTTTGTCGCAGGCGGAAGCCCAGACTGTTGTTTGATGGAGCAGTTGCCATCCCCAGCACTTATCTCCCTCCTAATTATGCAGACGTTGACGGCACAGGAACTTTACGCAGCACTTACAATTATGACGCCTACCTGACAACAGGATCTAGAACCAGTGACTTTAAGTTTGTGACATCTTACAATGACAGCACGCTGCCTGCTGATCAGACTCTGAGTCCTTCCGATTTTATTGATGCTTTCGGAGATCGTGATGCTTCTTGTAAGGTATGAACCCAGATCGTTTTTAACACACTTAATCAGCCGATAATTCAACATGTTTTCATTGCAGGGTTACCTTGTAATTTTACATGCTAACAGAAGAAGCGGTTAATCCCCccttaaacaaacaaacaaacaatgacaACCACTTTTTCCCTGTGCCTTTCAATGTGCCAACAAGTTTAGAGTACATTTTAAGTTCTTGATTGTGATCCCTGAGATGTGTGTCCGGATTGATGATTTATTCTACCCTTGCGTTAAATTTACTCTTTTTAGTACAATTGAGTGGAAAATCAGGTGTCACATCTCTTATCTCTTCTAATGTGATTTTTGTGTAGGATGCGCTGTGCTGAGCCACTTTTGTCTTGTTGtctattcattaaaaaaaatagtgatATATAGCTATTATATATAAAGGTGCTTCTTTGTATAAGTTGCCATTTAATGCATTCCTATCCATTGTAAgtgtatttgtttatatattataaGTTACCACGGTTTCCTCGTCCTAATATGTGTCATTTTAGCAGAGCCTCTGCTTTTGATTTGTACCGCTATCCTTGGTGCTGAAGCTTCCTGGTCGTTGATGAATTGTCAGTAGTTAATTGTACGTCGTCCTTTTATTTAACGTtgttttttagattttaataTTAGATGAAGTTTGATCTTTTTCCTATTGAATCTCGTGTAAAATATCACGAGGTTATGAATGATTTGAGTTTGCCTCCAAGATAAGACTAAAACAAAATGTTAGGCATTCACGTAATTGAAGAAATAAAGGGTTATCATTGCATTTTGTTAAGGAAGAAAGAGTAATGCGTTGTAAAGAGGTTTAATATACCTAGCTTCCTGAAAATACTGTAAATGTAACACTAAATCAAGTGACCCTTGCCCAAATGTTCCTAACAAGTCAGAAATATCTTTACTGTCACTATTGTGAAAAGCTTTAGATTGATTGGTTCAGGTAGAGAAACTGTCTTTAtacatttccaagagtttcaatcgaggcaactggacttaatgattgttttttgaagacgtttcgccactcccccaataGCTTCTTCACTTCTGTTGAAGAACCCATCTTTATAAATGTTTATACTACTTAAACTTCACTAGTACCTCAAAACATtgtgtttaaaacaaaagaaaaacgaATTACTGTAGTCACAATTCCATCAGCTGTTATCTATCAATTATACTCACGGTGTCACTGTAGACCAGCTTTGGAGTTGAATATCTTGCAGTATTTGCACACCACCCATATTAGGTTTAGTCGATCTGTGTTTTCGCGTTTTCACGATCCACGACAAATGACTAGACGGCAGATATTCATAAAAAGCGTAATTTTATTGCTTGAAATTAGTGCAGTGGGGTTGCTGTCTGAGGATGATGTTTATAGGACCCGCTCATCAAAGCTGTGGCTTTGTCTTCTTTGTTCTGTTGCATTGCGCACAGGGAGACCTGAGCTATTCTGTACAGGAGGAACTGAAGCCCGGATCTGTTATTGGAAACATCGCCAAGGATGTCGGATTGGAGCTGGGCAGACTGTCTGCTCGGAAAGCTCGTGTTGAGATGGAAAGAAGTGAGAGACAGTATTGCGGAATTAACCTTCAAAGTGGAGATTTATTCGTTGCGGAAATAATCGACAGGGAGGAGCATTGTGGACATAAGCCTTCGTGTGTGCTGAAATTCGACTTGTTATTAGAGAATCCTCTGGAGCTACATCGGCTGTCCCTGCAAGTGCAAGACATAAACGACAATCCACCTATTTTCCTGAAGGATGTCATAAAGCTTGAAATTGGAGAGTCAGCTGCTAATGGAGCTAGGTTTCGTATTAATGCAGCACGTGATGCAGACATAGGCCAGAATTCCATTCAAAACTACATTTTACAACAAAACGCTCACTTTGTATTCAGTATTCAGACAAGTGCTGGCGGTAAATATGGTGAGCTGGTTTTAGATAAGGAgttagacagagaggaacagcaggaaatGAAATTGTTGCTAACAGCTGTGGATGGTGGATCTCCTCAGAGATCCGGGACTGTAGTCATACATGTCATTGTACTTGATGCTAATGATAACGCTCCTGTATTCACTGAGGGTGTATATACAGCCAGTTTAGCGGAAAACTCACCTCTGAAAACTCCAGTTATTAAAGTAAGTGCATCAGATGCAGACGAAGGTGTTAATGGAGAGGTTACTTATGAATTTACTCAACTCTCTGACAAATCTGGAAAACTTTTTACACTAGATCATAAAACTGGAGAGATTTTTGTATCAGATGACATAGATTATGAAGACGGATCTAAATATGAAGTGATGGTTGAGGCCAAAGATGGTTGTGGTCTCTCTTCAGAAGCAAAAGTGGTTATTGATATTACCGATGTGAATGATAATGCTCCAGTTATACACCTGAAATCCTTGTCAAACCCCATACCTGAGAACGTGTCACATGGTAGAGAGGTGGGAATAATTAACGTGCAGGACAGAGACTCAGAGAATAACGGACAGGTCCGCTGCTCTATTCAGCAAAACGTCCCTTTTAAATTGGTTCCGTCTATTAAAAACTATTATTCTTTGGTGACCACAGGACAACTGGACCGTGAACTAGTGTCTGATTACAACATTACAATCACTGCCACTGACGAGGGCTCTccacctctgtcctcctctaaaACTGTTCAGTTATCTGTAGCCGACATCAACGACAACCCACCTGTGTTTGAGGGGCAGTCCTACAGCGCATATGTTACTGAAAATAACAAACCTGGCTCCACTTTGTGTTCCGTTAGTGCTCGAGACCCCGACTGGAGACAAAACGGTACAGTGATCTATTCTCTGTTAGGTGGTGAGGTGAACGGTGCCCCGGTGTCCTCCTATCTGTCTGTTAACGGAGACACGGGAGTGATCCACGCTGTGAGGTCGTTTGATTATGAACAGTTCAGGAGTTTTAAAGTCCAGGTGGTGGCCAGAGACAACGGTTCTCCTCCACTGAGCAGCAACGTGACCGTCAGTGTGTTCATATCTGATGTGAATGACAACTCTCCTCAGATACTGTACCCCGCCCCGGAGGGCAACTCCTTCATGACCGAGCTGGTCCCCAAAGCTGCACACGGAGGTTCTCTGGTGTCCAAAGTGATAGCTGTGGACGCAGACTCCGGACAGAACGCCTGGCTGTCCTATCAAATAGTCAAATCCACTGATCCGGGACTTTTCTCTATTGGTGTCCACAGTGGAGAGATCAGGACACAGCGGGACATTTCTGAGTCtgacagcatgaaacagaacCTTATTGTGGCAGTGAAAGATAACGGAcagccctctctgtctgccaccTGTGccatttatttacttatttctgATAACTTGGCTGAAGTGCCAGAACTGAAGGACATTTCTTTAGATGAGAAGAATTCCAAACTAACCTCATACCTGATCATCGCGCTGGTGTCTGTGTCCACCTTTTTTCTGACCTTCGTCATCATCATCTTGGGTGTGAGGTTTTGTCGCAGGAGAAAGCCCAGACTGTTGTTTGATGGAGCAGTTGCCATCCCCAGCGCTTATCTCCCTCCTAATTATGCAGATGTTGACGGCACAGGAACTTTACGCAGCACTTACAATTATGACGCCTACCTGACAACAGGATCTAGAACCAGTGACTTTAAGTTTGTGACATCTTACAATGACAACACACTGCCTGCTGACCAGACCTTGAGGAAAAGTCCATCTGATTTTGCTGATGCatttggtggttgtgatggttCTCCTGAGGTAGGGGCACATTTCATATTATTAGCCCAGATTAACATCCTGATTCTCAAGACCGTGCTTGAGAAATTGTTCCTGTCTGTTAGTTATAGAAATCCTTTtcattgcattttatttttaaattcacAACATTGAGTTATTTAAGATATCCAGTAACACGTTGACATTTATATTGTTTCCCATACTTTTGTCTCTTATGACTGAAGTGCGTCTTCTGATTACGCACAATTTAGTTTTTTCTGTGCAGGTGTGTAATTCCTGAGTAACATCTCCCCATGTTTTAATGATGATTTAATATACTTAAGTGGCAttctgtctcctttttttccttcttacaTCATCTGTCTCGCACCTTTTGAGTACCCCTCCTCTGAGTAGTTCAAATTGACCTGAGCGTTGGCTAAATG
This window encodes:
- the LOC114442521 gene encoding protocadherin gamma-A12-like isoform X19 yields the protein MMFIGPAHQSCGFVFFVLLHCAQGDLSYSVQEELKPGSVIGNIAKDVGLELGRLSARKARVEMERSERQYCGINLQSGDLFVAEIIDREEHCGHKPSCVLKFDLLLENPLELHRLSLQVQDINDNPPIFLKDVIKLEIGESAANGARFRINAARDADIGQNSIQNYILQQNAHFVFSIQTSAGGKYGELVLDKELDREEQQEMKLLLTAVDGGSPQRSGTVVIHVIVLDANDNAPVFTEGVYTASLAENSPLKTPVIKVSASDADEGVNGEVTYEFTQLSDKSGKLFTLDHKTGEIFVSDDIDYEDGSKYEVMVEAKDGCGLSSEAKVVIDITDVNDNAPVIHLKSLSNPIPENVSHGREVGIINVQDRDSENNGQVRCSIQQNVPFKLVPSIKNYYSLVTTGQLDRELVSDYNITITATDEGSPPLSSSKTVQLSVADINDNPPVFEGQSYSAYVTENNKPGSTLCSVSARDPDWRQNGTVIYSLLGGEVNGAPVSSYLSVNGDTGVIHAVRSFDYEQFRSFKVQVVARDNGSPPLSSNVTVSVFISDVNDNSPQILYPAPEGNSFMTELVPKAAHGGSLVSKVIAVDADSGQNAWLSYQIVKSTDPGLFSIGVHSGEIRTQRDISESDSMKQNLIVAVKDNGQPSLSATCAIYLLISDNLAEVPELKDISLDEKNSKLTSYLIIALVSVSTFFLTFVIIILGVRFCRRRKPRLLFDGAVAIPSAYLPPNYADVDGTGTLRSTYNYDAYLTTGSRTSDFKFVTSYNDNTLPADQTLRKSPSDFADAFGGCDGSPEQKPPNNDWRFTQGQRPGPSGPHMPYGTHIRWTPKSGTRATGGPEVAMGTGPWPQPPTEAEQLQALMAAANEVSEATATLGPGTMGLSTRYSPQFTLQHVPDYRQNVYIPGSTATLTSNPQQQQATAQQATQQALPPPQASAQAEPPKAVQTPASKKKSTKKEKK
- the LOC114442521 gene encoding protocadherin gamma-A12-like isoform X36, with the protein product MMFIGPAHQSCGFVFFVLLHCAQGDLSYSVQEELKPGSVIGNIAKDVGLELGRLSARKARVEMERSERQYCGINLQSGDLFVAEIIDREEHCGHKPSCVLKFDLLLENPLELHRLSLQVQDINDNPPIFLKDVIKLEIGESAANGARFRINAARDADIGQNSIQNYILQQNAHFVFSIQTSAGGKYGELVLDKELDREEQQEMKLLLTAVDGGSPQRSGTVVIHVIVLDANDNAPVFTEGVYTASLAENSPLKTPVIKVSASDADEGVNGEVTYEFTQLSDKSGKLFTLDHKTGEIFVSDDIDYEDGSKYEVMVEAKDGCGLSSEAKVVIDITDVNDNAPVIHLKSLSNPIPENVSHGREVGIINVQDRDSENNGQVRCSIQQNVPFKLVPSIKNYYSLVTTGQLDRELVSDYNITITATDEGSPPLSSSKTVQLSVADINDNPPVFEGQSYSAYVTENNKPGSTLCSVSARDPDWRQNGTVIYSLLGGEVNGAPVSSYLSVNGDTGVIHAVRSFDYEQFRSFKVQVVARDNGSPPLSSNVTVSVFISDVNDNSPQILYPAPEGNSFMTELVPKAAHGGSLVSKVIAVDADSGQNAWLSYQIVKSTDPGLFSIGVHSGEIRTQRDISESDSMKQNLIVAVKDNGQPSLSATCAIYLLISDNLAEVPELKDISLDEKNSKLTSYLIIALVSVSTFFLTFVIIILGVRFCRRRKPRLLFDGAVAIPSAYLPPNYADVDGTGTLRSTYNYDAYLTTGSRTSDFKFVTSYNDNTLPADQTLRKSPSDFADAFGGCDGSPEQKPPNNDWRFTQGQRPGPSGATGGPEVAMGTGPWPQPPTEAEQLQALMAAANEVSEATATLGPGTMGLSTRYSPQFTLQHVPDYRQNVYIPGSTATLTSNPQQQQATAQQATQQALPPPQASAQAEPPKAVQTPASKKKSTKKEKK